Sequence from the Cryptococcus neoformans var. neoformans JEC21 chromosome 1, complete sequence genome:
ACTCGGAAACGATCTTTGCGAGGTCGCTCGGTGTCGGTTCCGTTTCGTTGTGCACTTCGTGGTACATGCCCTAACATACCTTTTCGTCAGCCCTCATTGTACCACTGACGCAAAGAAAACCCCAACCTCGAACACTTTGATGGTCTTATCCCCTGCTTTGACCCCTTGCACAAACCGCTTGGTCGCTCGTACATCACAGATATTATCCTCGCCACCGTGGTAGCATAGCAATGGCAGGGCAGGAGGCCACCTATCCCAAGCGTCCTGGCTGTCAAGCCATTCGCCGCCATTCAGCATGTCGGCAACACCGCGAAGCGACCCGACTTGTTCGCAAAAAGGATCCGACTTGGCCGACTCGTTGGGTCCAGCGTCGTGCGACAGATGCTACCATGGTGTCCTCGTCAGCCACTATCCAGCCTCTCGCACGTTTTATCGACACACGTTGTAGTCCATCGGAGTGGGGATCAAGAACGAGCCCAGGCCAACGTTGGCTGCAAAAGATCCCGCCTTGATCTGTCTACATGTCAGCCAATCCAATCTTCTCAACTGACGAGTCATTCCAAACACCCACTTGGTATCCCGGCGCAGGGTTGCTAAGCCTAATGAGCGGTCCACCTGCAATCACCCCCGACAGCATATCAATCGTCTCTTTCGACGGCGGCGGAGTCGGGCGCATAGGAAAAGCAAGTGCTTGTCCACCTCCCTGattccctcctcctttatCAGCATCCATAACCACCGCAATCCCCACATCCCTCTGAATTACTCACCATACTGAAACCCCATAAAAACAGGGGTTTCCCCCCAGCCCTCACGTTCTCCCCATTCAAAAACCATTCCATGTCTCCAAACACTTTACCCCACCCACCTGTTCTCCGCTTCCCATTCTTTTCAACTTTCACCATTTTCCCCTCCGCTTTCCATTTTTTCACCTCGGGACTGGACGATGATAGAGGCGCTTGCGATGTCCGACCGTGTCCTCGTTGGTCGTATGCGGTAATGTGAAGATTGGCCAAAGACGCAAGAAGGTTGAAAAATGCATCATACCGAGCAATATGTTCAGAAAAGCCGTGAACAAAGAGAATATAGGCTTTGATCTCGCCGGTGCTTGGGGACCACTAGGGCATAAGAGATCAGCTGTTTTTCTAccaagggaaaaaaagatggGCGATATCGGAAACAATATGCGCACGCGTTTGGTGTAGAACGGAGTACCCTCCGGCCCAAGGACCCATTCTTCTGTAACAACTGACTGCGCCATGTCTTGAACAAGTTGAGAGATAAAAAGATTGCAGAACGCTcagaggaaatggaagagaggaacCAACGAAGGGATGAGAATAACAAGAAACACTGCAATCCAGAAAGCGTAAAAAGCGTAAAAGCGCTGCTGCCAAAATGACGTATTTATTTTGCCGGCGATTGTCCGTCGGCCATTCGCCGGTAGAAGAACACTGCACAAATGCATACTGAATGCCCCCATTTTGAGAATATCTACGATAGCGTATACTACATGCAGCTCTACTGCGCAACGTGCCAATCAAGCTTGTCCGCCCACTCCTTGTTCTTCAACGTCAACAACACCTCTGCAACGTCTTTGGCACCGTTTCCACTCAAACAGCTGATTTCATACCATAAATGTCAGTCGCGTCCAAACCACTGCAACTTTTTACAAGTGCAAAAGTgcaacaaaaaaaaagcacTCACATGACGATATCCTTATCCTTGGGCAAACTCTTGGCCAACTGCATACCGCCCCACAAACCATGACTGCTCTCCAAAGCGGGAATAATACCTTCCAATTCGGTACACATCTTGAACGCCTTGAGACACTGCAAATCGTCCGCCACGACATATTCCGCTCGACCGCTATACTTGAGGTGAGAGTGCTCGGGACCGACAGAGTTGTAGTCGAGACCGGCAGAGATGGAGTGCGTGGGGGTGAGCTGGCCTTCCTTTGATTGGATAATGTAAGAAGCGGCGCCGTGGACGACACCCATGACACCCTTGGTCAGCGTAGCAGAGTGTGCCTCGGTGTCAATACCTAGAGAGATTGTTAGCAGAGTAACATATATAAAGATAAAAGAACAACTTGCCATGACCACCAGCTTCGACACCGACCAGTCTTACACTCGGATCCTCGATAAAGTCGTAAAAAGTACCGATCGCATTAGAGCCACCACCGACACAGGCAACGACAGCATCGGGCAACTTGCCCATCTTTTCGTGCATCTGAGACTTGATCTCTCGACCGATAACCCTCTGGAAGTCACGGACGATGGTGGGGAACGGGTGGGGACCGATAGCGGAGCCGATAAGATAATGAGTAGAGTCCAATCGAGTGACCCAATCTCTCATAGCCTCGTTGACAGCGTCCTTCAAGGTCTGGGAACCGGCGGTAACGGGGATAACTCGACCACCAAGCATCTTGATCCTGAAGACGTTCAGCTCTTGCCTCCTCACATCCTCAGCACCCATGAAAATGTCACACTCCATGCCAAACTTGGCGCAGACGGTGGCGGTAGCGACACCGTGCTGACCGGCACCCGTCTCGGCGATAATTCTTCGCTTACCCAATCGCTTGGCGAGGAGAATTTGGCCAACGGCATTGTTAATCTTGTGAGAACCAGTATGGTTGAGATCTTCCCTCTTGAGCCAGATCCTCGCACCGCCCATCTCCTCGGTCAACCTCTCGGCAAGGTAAAGTTCACTAGGTCGGTTGATGTACCCAAACATATCCTCAAACTCTTTCCAGAACGCAGGATCCTCCTTGGCCTCGGCATACGCAGCTTCGAGCTCGTTTAAACAGTCGACAAGGGATTCGGCGACATAGGCGCCACCGAAAAGACCGAATCGAGAAGGGAGTTTACCGGCGGCGGTGACCTTGACTTGGGACTCGCCGAGAGGTGAGCCAGAGGGAATGGGGAGGGGGGGAGAGACGTCACCTCCATTGGCAGGAGGCGGGGCAGCAGCATTCTTTCGGCCAAGAGGGGGAGGGTTCTGGCCCTTGAGTGTGATTTCTCGGCAATAGTCTTCGACGACCTTGGGTGCAAGACCGTCGTCGGCGTGCTCAAagatgagcttgatgatTTTGGATCCAACGACAACAGCATCAGCACCGGAAGATGTGACATAGTCAAAGTGGGTACGGTTGTCGATACCAAAACCGACAGCGAGGGGGATCGTGGTGAACGTTCGGATACGCTTGACAAGTTCGGGGAGGGAGGCTGAGATGTtttcggaagaagaggaaccgGTGACACCCATCTACgagaaagaacaaaagtCAGCTCAGTCTATCACGGTGTCGGGGTCGAGCGTACCTTGGAGACGACATAGATGAAAGAATCGGCGATAGAAGTCAAGAACTTGACTCGATCGATGCTGGTAGAAGGGGCGACGAGGGGAATGTACGACATGCCCGCCTTGGTACAAGTATTTCTAAAGTCGACGGCTTCGGTGGGGGGCAAGTCGACGACGATGTAGCCGTTGGCACCGGCCTCTCGAGCGTCCTTGACAGCTCTTTCCTCGCCATAAGCGATGATGGGGTTGTAGTAGCCTGGGGTGAATGGCTGTTAGTTGGAAAAGACGACTATCAAGGCAGTTTTACGAACCCATGAACAAGACGGGAGCCTTGAGACCTTGGGCACGAGCCTGTCGGACGTACTCGATACAGTCAGAGTAGTGGACATTGTTTTCAATGGCAACCTGTGGGTTCGTCAGAGGCCGTTTTATAACACTATAAAGACGTACGTTGTTGGCCTTTTGGATGACCGGACCGTCGGCGACTGGGTCACTGAATGGGACACCGAGTTCGATAATGTCAGCACCGCCTGCCTCTAGGGCGAGCATGAGGGGCACTGTGGCATCGCGGGTAGGGAAACCAGCTGTCAAAAAGGTGACAAAGGCGCTGAGGGGATGTCAGTAGGTGGGTGAGCGGGCGGTGTGGACGTACGCCTGGTCCTGCAGGGTGTCAGCGGCGAAAGTTGtatgaggagatggagctTACCTGGGCCTTTTTGTCTGCGTATACTTGCTTGAGCTGCTCTGCCATTGTgctggatgtggatgaggagagaCGAGATGGGATGGCGAGGATAAACTAAATCCGGAGGACAAGTCGAGTCGGAAAAGTGCGGCCATGTCCGATCTCGCATCGAACCAGCAGCAAATTTCCAtcgccctcttctcttctcttctcctcatcttaTTTTTACAATGGATGCCCCCTCGGCCCGGCTGCCGAGCCCCCAGCAGCCGTAGACAGCCGAGGGCAACGCAGCGCACTCCTAAGAACGACCGGGCGCTTCTTTGGCTCACCAGGAGTGCCGCCACGATGAGCAGGCGAGTCACAATGCCCCGTATATTCTCTACGCAGTACACCCTATGCATCTTTCTTGTCGCCGCTGCCGTGCCGTGCCGTGCCCACAGTCCAGTACAGACCATGACCCATGACGCCGTGACGTGACGCCGTACTCCGTCTCCCCGCGCGATCCGGCAGGTTCCATCgcccatctcttcccactttccactccctcctcctccccagcCCCCATGTCCGCATTCCTCAACAAGCTGCGCCACCCATCCGCCTCGGCAGACTCTCGCACGCGCCGCTCCCCCTCCAGCTCTACCCTCGCAGACAACGACGCGCCCCCGGCGTCCCAGCAAGCACCCTCCCCGTCCCCCCAGAGAACAACAGGCGCATCCGGCAGTCTCTTCATCGAAAACTTTGACCAGTCTCCCCAGCCAGCCGAGCCGAGCGGGTCTCCGCAGCTGCCCGTCGCAGagccatcctctcctcgccCAAAACGCCATCCAAGCCCGATGCCCGAGCCGCGCACCACGCCCAGCAGACCTGCACCACTCCAGGTGGCAGACTCTGGCCCCCGTCCGGCGGGCACGCCCAAGCTGACGCTCACGCAGGAAGGCTCCAACTCTCCCCGCAGCGTGAGCGACCACTCGCCCATCGACGACCGCGCCCGCCCGCCAAGCCAGCCTCGGAACCCTGTCGGTCTCGGGCTTGGGAAGCCGAATGAGGACGTAAGTATTCACACAGTTCAGATTCCCTATTCCCATCTGCCTCTGTACCACCCCATCCGCTATCATCATTATAATGCTGGACAATGATCTGACCTCCATACAGGAAGACGGCCACTGGGATGGCCCCCCAAACAATCACCACACCTCGCCCCCCTCCGCGGCCCAGCGCGCTATATCGCTTGCGCAAGATGGCCGTGATCGGCCGAGTTCTCTCGCATCTTCCCACCACGATCCATCCGCCCATGGCCAGCCCCGCTCTCGCAGCGGATCCCTTGTCTCCCGCGTGACATCGCGCATCGGTCCAGCCTCCCCCAATAGCTTGACGCCAGTCGACAGCATCGGCAAATCCAGCAAGAAATCAAAGAGGCGTAGCAGGAGACGGTCAATCAACTCGCAAATGTCGGGCCATTCCTCCGTCGTTGCAGCCCTTGCAAAAGGCGGACTGCATATCGCTTCCGCAACAGGCGATGAAGCCATGATCAAGGCGGCCAAGACGCGCAAGGTCAGCTCAGGAATGAAGCGCAGTCCCTACCTGACACGTGGAGGCAGGGACatggacgatgatgatgacgatgaagagtcTGACGTTGACGATCTCGAatttgacgatgaagaggatgatgacagCGATTTGGCCGAGGACTTGTCCGTGCTGGGTTATGCAGTTGCTAGCAACAGACGAAACGCTGATTTCCACGCCCTCTTCCCGAGTGTGGACGAAGGCGACTACCTCATAGATGGTGAGTTTATAAAGCTTGCTAATTAGATGCTAACAGCTCTCGCTCAGACTATGGATGTGCCCTTTCAAAAGATATCTTGGTGCAGGGCCGACTTTACGTGTCTGAAAACTACCTCTGCTTCCATGCCAACATCTTTGGCTGGACAACAGACGCAAGtcatcctttccccttcttctcatccaatCCCTTGCTAAAACTCCCTATAGGTGGTCATACCCTTTGTCGAAATCAAAAGTattgaaaagaaaatgacCGCTCTAGTGATCCCGAACGCCATCGGTGTCTCCACCGCCAATGCTCGGTACACCTTTGcatctttcatctcccGTGACACTGTCTACGACGTCATGATGAACATCTGGCGCTTGTGTAATCCCAACGCCGTCATGTCTGCACTTTCTCTCTCCGCTACTCCTTCGCGCCCTGGATCCATCTCGGGCGAGCCAGCGTCGACTATCGCAACTGCAACTCCTGGCGGACAAGGCGAAATCGGCGGCGGACCGGTTGGCGTTCCAGGAGACCATAAACCAACACAATGCGCCTGTGGTCGAGACGGCAAACATTATCCTGAAACAGCACTGGAAGCCATCTTCCCCAGTACCCCCGAAAAGGTATACAACCTCATGTTTAACAGCAGTTGGCTTCGAACCTTTCTCAGTGACAGCCAAAATCTCCGTGATATAGAATACTCTGATTGGCGGCCcatttctccttcctccccaaaCCTTACACGCTCCCTTTCCTACACTAAACCCCTCAATGGATCTATCGGGCCCAAGCAGACAACATGCCATATTACAGATTCGCGCGAACACTTTGATCCAGACCAGTACATTGTCATGATTACCACCACAAGAACACCCGACGTACCGAGCGGTGGAGTCTTCAGTGTCAAAACGAGGACCTGTTTTACGTGGGCTGGGCCAGAGTCAACCAAGGTGCTAGTGACTACAGCTGTAGAATGGACAGGGAAAAGCTGGATCAAAGGTCGGTGCATTATCCATTTCAAAACCCTCATGACTTTTTATTGATCCGTTCTACCTTTTTACTCCACAGGAATCATTGAAAAATCCGCTATCGATGGTCAAAAACAATACCATGATGACCTGAAACTTTCCATGCTCTCCTACATtcaatctcatctctctGAATTCCTTTCCCCCGGTGCAAAACTTGCCGTCGACCAGCCAAACCCGCCCTCGCCACCTCGTACCAACTCTGGCACTGGCTCTGGCATCATTTCTGGCGGCACCAGTAGCGAAGCGCAAGAGTATGCTGCCAAAGCACGCAAGCAAAGACACGATGCAGATTGGTGGAATCTCCAGGCGGGCATCGATTCATTGGTAAGAGGAGGACAGACAATAGGGGAGGGATTGAGAGCGTGTATCGACTCTGTGGCCGATATGCTTTTCGACAGTGGTCTGAGCAAGCAAGGTATACTGTGGATCTTGatcgtcctcctcgttTTTTCCAACTTTTACACATACTTTTACGCCGACACTTCCCGCTCATCACGCGCTATAGCGCGTGGGGGTGAGATAAGATTCTctggggaaagaaggggacagcagcagcagccgTCAAGGTTAATCTATGACGAACAAGTGGCTGAAGCCGTGCGTATGGTTTTGAACCAGCAGAGGACGTTGATGGAACCGGTCGAGGAAGTGAAAGAGCTGCTGAGGATTTTGGATACCGTAGAGGGGAGGATGTACAGGTTAAGAGATGAGATCAGAGGAGTCATTGAATATTCCTCTGCTGTGGGGGAGAACACTGTTTCGAAAGGTGATGACATAGATTAGATAGTATCAGAACTGGATCGGTCCCCCATGCTCCCCCGTTGTTAGAAATTTGGTTTTATTGGAGCTGTAGAATAGACACAACGTACACATCTTAACTTGCATGATCTGTAATATACACGTATCTACAacgaatgatgatgacacAAATGAGAAGCCTCATACTTGTCTCCTATCTACATGTTCGCCAGATTTCAACTCTTTGGTGATTTCTCGCAATCTCTTTTCCCATTTTtcgacttcttcattcaACGTCATCTCCAACGCCTCAATTTCTTTATCCAGCTCCAACTTTTCCTCCGCACTACTTGAAGAAAGGGTGGTCAGTTGCCAGCCTTGAGATGCGAGAGGCGTTGCAGGCATCTTTTGATGAGGAGCATCAGATTGTGAAGGGGTTTGGAAAGCTGTGAGAGAGTATGTCGATTGCGCACGGGACGGTGCGCTTGGGACAGGTTGAGATGGATCCCCGAGACGCAAATGGCGGTTGTGATATTTCAATAACGACGGCCGATGCCTTGCGCCCCATCCCGTCAGTTTGCAAAAACTAAAACAATCTCGGCAGACGActatttctttttttcctgtACTTACGAGATAGTTACAAGAGTTATACCTAGAGCCTTTGCATGTTCGTACATGAGTCCTTCAACATCGCTGGATACAGCTGAAGTGCATTCATCCAAAACAGCAAATTGCGGTCGGTGATAGAAAAGACGCGCCATGCCCATCTATATAACACTCGAGAGTCAGTATGTGCTATCAAAATAGGACGGAAACAGGATTTGCTCACACGCTGCTTTTCACCTCCTCTGATGCACAGTTAGTTAGCCAATGGTGACTCTTTTTGAGAGATGATAAAACTCACGACAGGACGtccttccattctttccttgTTTCCCAACCGCCCTCTCGCCCCGGAAGATACTCCAGGTGAACAGCTTCAaggatcatcatcaattcTGTATCTGTCCTTCCGCGAGATTTCATCTCCGCATAGGTATGTGGACTGGTCATATCAGCCTCGTCTCCACAAACGACTAGATATAAAGCATATAGTTGCTTACTAGATGACCTGATCTCGAAGGCTTCCAATTGACAGGTAAGGACGCTGAGGCAGGAAGAATATACCTCCTTCACCGTGTCTGGGTCTTTCTAAAAGGCCTTTCCACACTGGCCAGAGTTGCGCTATGATCCTGGCCACAGATGTCTTTCCTACACCACTATTTCACCATCAGCCTCACTGTCGGTATTTCACTGTCGGTattgaaggatggaaggaaaacTTACTTGGGCCCCGTGATGAGTGTATGATCACCTTTCTCTACCCTCAAATCCAAGCTCTTGATCagctcttcccctcctctttcaG
This genomic interval carries:
- a CDS encoding tryptophan synthase, putative → MAEQLKQVYADKKAQDQAAFVTFLTAGFPTRDATVPLMLALEAGGADIIELGVPFSDPVADGPVIQKANNVAIENNVHYSDCIEYVRQARAQGLKAPVLFMGYYNPIIAYGEERAVKDAREAGANGYIVVDLPPTEAVDFRNTCTKAGMSYIPLVAPSTSIDRVKFLTSIADSFIYVVSKMGVTGSSSSENISASLPELVKRIRTFTTIPLAVGFGIDNRTHFDYVTSSGADAVVVGSKIIKLIFEHADDGLAPKVVEDYCREITLKGQNPPPLGRKNAAAPPPANGGDVSPPLPIPSGSPLGESQVKVTAAGKLPSRFGLFGGAYVAESLVDCLNELEAAYAEAKEDPAFWKEFEDMFGYINRPSELYLAERLTEEMGGARIWLKREDLNHTGSHKINNAVGQILLAKRLGKRRIIAETGAGQHGVATATVCAKFGMECDIFMGAEDVRRQELNVFRIKMLGGRVIPVTAGSQTLKDAVNEAMRDWVTRLDSTHYLIGSAIGPHPFPTIVRDFQRVIGREIKSQMHEKMGKLPDAVVACVGGGSNAIGTFYDFIEDPSVRLVGVEAGGHGIDTEAHSATLTKGVMGVVHGAASYIIQSKEGQLTPTHSISAGLDYNSVGPEHSHLKYSGRAEYVVADDLQCLKAFKMCTELEGIIPALESSHGLWGGMQLAKSLPKDKDIVICLSGNGAKDVAEVLLTLKNKEWADKLDWHVAQ